From the genome of Candidatus Methylopumilus rimovensis, one region includes:
- a CDS encoding RluA family pseudouridine synthase — MAQNTNAKNLFSHEKATFVLVDEASETQKIDNFLLKILKNVPKSHIYKILRSGEVRVNKKRIDTSYRLKIDDQVRIPPIAIEVERAPHVIEPKQQQTAWLETNIIYEDEALLAINKPSGYAVHGGSGLNFGVIELIRHARPKAKFLELVHRIDRETSGILLIAKKRSALVNMHDMMRHNRIEKKYIMMVEGEWIEPKKTVELMLKKTFTQGGERRVNVTDGEDDSQNQMSKTIFYLKKSLGAYSLLEAKLITGRTHQLRVQLAYLGFPILGDDKYGDFTLNKALQKKGLKRMFLHAFSMKMKHPLTEELLELKAPLPRELDAFLSQHTS, encoded by the coding sequence ATGGCTCAAAATACTAACGCTAAAAATCTTTTTTCTCATGAAAAAGCCACATTTGTTCTTGTGGATGAAGCAAGTGAAACACAAAAAATTGATAACTTCCTTTTAAAAATTTTAAAAAATGTACCTAAAAGTCACATTTATAAAATTCTTAGAAGCGGTGAAGTAAGGGTAAATAAAAAGCGAATCGATACTTCGTATCGCCTTAAAATAGATGATCAAGTAAGGATTCCTCCCATTGCAATAGAAGTGGAGAGGGCGCCTCATGTTATCGAGCCCAAACAACAACAAACAGCCTGGTTAGAAACAAATATTATTTATGAAGATGAGGCGTTATTGGCGATTAATAAGCCAAGTGGTTATGCTGTCCATGGTGGTAGCGGACTTAATTTCGGCGTTATAGAACTGATTCGTCATGCAAGACCTAAGGCTAAGTTTTTAGAGCTTGTTCATCGTATTGATCGAGAAACTTCTGGCATTTTATTGATTGCAAAAAAGCGTTCGGCGCTGGTAAATATGCACGATATGATGCGCCATAACCGTATCGAAAAAAAATATATCATGATGGTTGAAGGTGAATGGATCGAGCCTAAAAAAACTGTTGAATTAATGCTCAAAAAAACATTCACGCAAGGTGGCGAGAGGCGTGTCAATGTGACCGATGGTGAAGACGATAGTCAGAATCAAATGAGTAAAACTATTTTTTATTTAAAAAAATCTTTAGGAGCATACTCACTCCTGGAAGCTAAGCTTATTACTGGAAGGACGCATCAGCTTCGGGTTCAGCTTGCGTATCTAGGATTTCCTATTTTAGGCGATGATAAATATGGAGATTTTACGTTGAATAAAGCGCTCCAAAAAAAAGGTTTAAAACGTATGTTTCTTCACGCATTCTCTATGAAAATGAAACATCCCTTAACGGAAGAGTTATTAGAGTTAAAAGCCCCTTTACCGCGCGAACTTGATGCCTTTTTAAGTCAACATACCTCATGA
- a CDS encoding HAD family hydrolase codes for MKSPRFDLVILDWDGTVADSTGIIVDAVISAAESAGVIAPPRELILKTLGLGLNQLLLKLFPHLSSSLLEKVAEGYRSHYHANEGNSYLFDGVKEGIERLYQHKCKLAVATGKSRKGLKFALQDTDLNRYFLSTKTVDECFSKPHPHMVEAILEETQIPADRAVIVGDTHYDLEMGKNAHIQTIAVTYGAQPKDVLISFEPLACFDSFKEVVDFLLP; via the coding sequence ATGAAATCGCCTCGCTTTGATTTGGTTATTTTAGACTGGGATGGAACTGTAGCTGATTCAACGGGCATTATTGTAGATGCTGTTATATCAGCTGCTGAAAGCGCTGGTGTTATAGCACCTCCTAGAGAGTTAATTTTAAAGACCTTAGGATTGGGTCTAAATCAATTATTGCTTAAGTTATTTCCTCATTTGTCGTCTTCATTATTAGAGAAAGTCGCTGAGGGTTATCGTTCGCATTATCATGCAAATGAGGGCAATTCATATCTTTTTGATGGCGTAAAAGAGGGTATTGAGCGGCTTTATCAGCATAAATGTAAGCTTGCAGTTGCTACAGGTAAAAGTAGAAAAGGTCTAAAGTTTGCATTACAAGATACTGATTTAAATAGATATTTTTTATCTACAAAAACAGTAGATGAATGCTTTTCTAAACCCCATCCCCATATGGTTGAGGCTATTTTAGAAGAAACCCAGATACCAGCTGATCGTGCTGTGATTGTGGGTGATACTCATTATGATCTTGAAATGGGAAAGAATGCACACATTCAAACTATTGCAGTTACTTATGGAGCACAACCAAAAGATGTGTTGATAAGTTTTGAGCCTTTGGCCTGTTTTGATTCATTTAAAGAGGTTGTAGATTTCTTATTACCATGA
- a CDS encoding Rieske (2Fe-2S) protein, translated as MSTNTKIEIDKKAFKGDGSTTKFEYQTEAAIQSGFVVLFEGKYHAYLNQCKHMPIELDYKPNEFMDDQKQWIVCSTHGAIYHPVSGECISGPCRGEILEKLNVTESNDVLWVEIY; from the coding sequence ATGAGCACAAACACAAAAATTGAAATAGATAAAAAGGCTTTTAAAGGTGATGGCTCAACGACCAAATTTGAATATCAAACAGAAGCTGCCATTCAATCTGGTTTTGTAGTTCTTTTTGAAGGTAAGTATCATGCTTATCTTAATCAATGCAAGCATATGCCAATTGAGCTTGATTATAAGCCTAATGAATTTATGGATGATCAAAAGCAATGGATTGTATGCTCGACACATGGGGCCATTTATCATCCCGTTTCTGGTGAATGCATTTCTGGGCCTTGTCGTGGTGAAATATTAGAAAAATTAAATGTAACAGAATCAAACGATGTATTATGGGTTGAAATTTATTAA
- the sppA gene encoding signal peptide peptidase SppA, with protein sequence MAVRKKTEKKPIEHWEREALEKIALSALGEQRIARRWSIFFKSITFFYLFVLLFLAFGAMHTKGGSGNHTALIEINGVIGEKDEVNAKDFFESIQRAYDSRGTRGIVLKINSPGGSPVQSGMINDEIKRQKKLHPHIPVYAVVEDICASGGYYIAVAADQIFVDKASIVGSIGVLMDGFGFTDTLKKVGIERRLMTAGSNKAMLDPFSPINPKQQAFVQEMLNEVHQQFIVVVKEGRGNRLKESPDTFSGLFWNGESAVKLGLADGFGNYDYVAREIIKAEEVVDFTTYEGFADRFARKFGASLGSSMNESLRTAILNQKLIIK encoded by the coding sequence ATGGCAGTTAGAAAAAAGACAGAAAAGAAACCAATAGAACATTGGGAAAGAGAAGCGTTAGAAAAAATCGCACTTTCAGCTTTAGGTGAGCAAAGAATTGCTAGGCGCTGGAGTATTTTTTTTAAATCGATTACATTTTTTTATCTCTTTGTGCTTTTATTTTTGGCATTTGGTGCGATGCACACAAAAGGTGGCTCAGGCAATCATACCGCGTTGATTGAAATTAATGGTGTCATTGGTGAGAAAGATGAAGTTAATGCAAAAGACTTTTTTGAAAGTATACAGAGGGCTTATGATAGCCGTGGTACAAGGGGCATTGTTCTAAAAATTAACAGTCCTGGAGGGAGTCCAGTTCAATCCGGGATGATTAATGACGAAATTAAGCGGCAAAAAAAATTACATCCACATATTCCCGTTTATGCAGTAGTAGAAGATATTTGCGCTTCAGGAGGCTATTACATTGCTGTAGCTGCGGATCAAATTTTTGTTGATAAAGCTAGTATCGTTGGCTCAATTGGCGTCTTAATGGATGGCTTTGGCTTTACAGATACTTTGAAAAAAGTTGGTATTGAAAGACGGCTTATGACAGCAGGGTCGAACAAAGCCATGCTTGATCCTTTTTCACCAATCAATCCAAAACAACAAGCTTTTGTTCAAGAAATGTTAAATGAAGTTCATCAGCAATTTATTGTGGTAGTTAAAGAAGGGCGTGGAAATCGCCTTAAGGAATCACCAGATACATTTAGCGGACTTTTTTGGAATGGTGAATCTGCTGTCAAACTTGGTTTAGCTGATGGTTTTGGAAATTATGATTATGTTGCTCGTGAAATAATTAAGGCTGAAGAGGTGGTTGATTTTACGACATACGAAGGTTTTGCTGATCGTTTTGCTCGTAAATTTGGAGCAAGTTTAGGATCTTCTATGAATGAATCTTTAAGGACCGCCATACTTAATCAAAAATTAATTATTAAATAA
- the pgi gene encoding glucose-6-phosphate isomerase: MSQINQSPIWQSLNQNKKDIESISLREMFKSDPDRFNQFHIQFNDLLLDYSKHRISKETINLLVKLAKEADVEGWRNRMFEGEKINSTEHRAVLHTALRNQNHSSIISDGEDVMPKIKNVLKKMRRFSEEVRSGQWKGFTGKAITSVINIGIGGSDLGPAMVCQALKAYGSKTITPYFVSNVDGADLYQALEKCNPETTLFIVASKTFTTQETMTNAFSARDWFLKAAKDNQHITKHFVALSTNQHAVSQFGIDTENMFEFWDWVGGRYSLWSAIGLSIALYIGMDGFEELLKGGFEMDEHFKTAPIEQNIPMMMGLLGVWYINFFNFPTHAILAYDQGLSKLAPYLQQADMESNGKFINRDGEHIDFHTGPVIWGEVGTNGQHAFYQLLHQGTEIVPADFIMPIESQYAIGKDGNEHHKILLSNFIAQTQSLMLGKTYDEARAEIEKQGYEGEDIESFIPQKTFEGNRPTSSILFPKLSPNTLGQIIAMYEHKIFTQGIIWNINSFDQWGVEYGKQIAKQVLPKLSEKTLTDNFDSSTNGLINYIKKYQ, from the coding sequence ATGTCGCAAATTAATCAATCGCCCATCTGGCAATCTCTAAATCAAAATAAAAAAGATATCGAATCCATCTCACTTCGCGAGATGTTTAAATCAGACCCCGATCGTTTTAATCAATTTCATATTCAATTTAATGATTTACTTCTAGATTATTCAAAACATCGCATTTCTAAAGAAACAATTAATCTTTTAGTTAAGCTTGCAAAAGAAGCTGATGTTGAGGGTTGGCGAAATCGGATGTTTGAAGGTGAAAAAATAAACTCCACCGAACATCGCGCAGTTCTTCACACGGCTCTTCGCAATCAAAACCACTCATCTATCATTTCGGATGGTGAAGACGTTATGCCAAAGATTAAAAATGTACTCAAAAAAATGCGTCGTTTTAGTGAAGAAGTAAGGTCAGGTCAATGGAAAGGTTTTACTGGTAAAGCAATTACGAGTGTCATTAATATCGGTATAGGTGGTTCTGATCTTGGTCCTGCCATGGTTTGTCAGGCATTAAAAGCTTATGGTTCAAAAACCATTACACCTTATTTTGTATCTAACGTGGATGGTGCTGATCTCTATCAGGCCTTAGAAAAATGTAATCCAGAAACAACGCTTTTTATTGTCGCTTCCAAAACATTTACAACGCAAGAAACAATGACCAATGCTTTTTCCGCAAGGGATTGGTTCCTTAAAGCAGCAAAAGACAACCAACATATTACAAAACATTTTGTTGCATTATCAACAAATCAACATGCTGTATCGCAATTTGGTATCGACACAGAAAATATGTTTGAGTTTTGGGACTGGGTAGGGGGACGCTACTCCCTTTGGTCAGCAATTGGGCTTTCTATTGCGCTTTATATTGGTATGGATGGATTCGAAGAGTTGCTCAAAGGTGGTTTTGAAATGGATGAGCATTTCAAAACAGCGCCAATAGAACAAAATATTCCGATGATGATGGGGTTATTAGGTGTCTGGTACATTAATTTCTTTAATTTTCCAACCCATGCAATCTTAGCTTATGATCAAGGCTTATCTAAATTAGCGCCTTATCTTCAACAAGCCGATATGGAAAGTAACGGTAAATTTATCAATCGAGATGGCGAGCACATTGATTTTCATACAGGCCCAGTTATTTGGGGCGAAGTGGGTACTAATGGTCAGCACGCTTTCTATCAACTGCTTCATCAAGGCACTGAGATTGTTCCTGCAGACTTTATCATGCCGATTGAATCTCAATACGCAATAGGTAAAGACGGTAATGAGCATCATAAAATTTTACTTTCAAACTTTATCGCGCAAACACAATCTTTGATGCTAGGAAAAACATATGATGAGGCTCGCGCCGAAATTGAAAAACAGGGTTATGAAGGTGAAGATATTGAAAGCTTTATTCCACAAAAGACATTTGAAGGTAATCGACCAACCTCTTCCATACTTTTCCCAAAATTAAGTCCAAATACCTTAGGTCAAATTATTGCAATGTATGAACATAAAATTTTTACCCAGGGAATCATCTGGAATATCAATTCATTTGATCAATGGGGCGTGGAATACGGCAAACAGATTGCAAAACAAGTTTTACCTAAATTATCTGAAAAAACACTTACAGATAACTTTGATAGCTCTACAAATGGATTAATTAATTACATTAAAAAATATCAATAA
- the queG gene encoding tRNA epoxyqueuosine(34) reductase QueG: MTEIWDQLALQIKGWGREFGFDQIGIADIDLNHTKDHYLEWIKQGFHGEMHYMVKHGSRRYKPEELVPHTIRIITARLNYFPHSQNSETILQDSQKAFISRYALGRDYHKVMRAKLKKLSEKIQKEAHKALDHAFQFRLFTDSAPVMEVELAEKSGLGWRGKHTLLINKEHGSWFFLGEIYINLPLPIDKKVENHCGTCTSCMDVCPTKAIIGPYKLDARKCISYLTIEHKSSIPMEYRKQIGNRVYGCDDCQLYCPWNKFGQISKEDDFKVRHGLDDIELVECFLWTEAEFLENMEGSAILRIGYDQWLRNVAIGLGNAKTSEIIVNALKSKYQEASALVKEHITWALAQHNFHIN, translated from the coding sequence ATGACAGAAATTTGGGATCAATTAGCATTGCAAATTAAAGGCTGGGGCCGAGAATTTGGTTTTGATCAAATTGGCATCGCTGATATAGATCTCAATCATACTAAAGATCATTATCTAGAATGGATTAAACAAGGGTTCCATGGTGAAATGCATTATATGGTAAAACATGGTTCTCGGCGATATAAGCCAGAAGAGCTAGTACCTCATACTATTCGAATTATCACAGCTAGACTTAACTATTTTCCTCATTCGCAAAATTCAGAAACTATTTTGCAGGATAGTCAAAAAGCGTTCATTTCACGTTACGCTTTAGGTCGTGATTATCATAAAGTAATGCGTGCAAAGCTAAAAAAGCTTTCAGAAAAAATTCAAAAAGAAGCACATAAAGCTTTAGATCACGCTTTTCAATTTAGGTTATTTACAGATAGCGCTCCAGTGATGGAGGTTGAGCTTGCTGAGAAATCTGGGCTTGGTTGGAGAGGAAAACATACTCTACTTATTAATAAAGAGCATGGCTCCTGGTTCTTTCTAGGTGAAATTTATATTAACTTACCTTTGCCTATTGATAAAAAAGTCGAAAATCATTGTGGTACTTGCACAAGCTGTATGGATGTATGTCCAACCAAGGCTATTATAGGGCCCTATAAACTCGATGCAAGAAAATGCATTTCTTATCTCACCATTGAACATAAGTCCTCAATACCCATGGAATATCGCAAACAAATTGGCAATCGTGTGTATGGTTGTGACGACTGTCAATTATATTGCCCCTGGAATAAGTTTGGTCAAATCTCCAAAGAAGATGACTTTAAGGTAAGGCATGGTTTAGATGATATAGAACTCGTAGAATGTTTTTTATGGACTGAAGCAGAATTTTTAGAAAACATGGAAGGTAGCGCAATTCTTCGCATAGGCTATGATCAATGGTTGAGGAATGTTGCAATAGGACTCGGCAATGCCAAAACATCTGAAATTATTGTGAATGCACTTAAAAGCAAATATCAAGAAGCCTCTGCACTCGTTAAGGAGCATATAACATGGGCTCTCGCACAACATAATTTTCATATAAATTAA
- the tsaE gene encoding tRNA (adenosine(37)-N6)-threonylcarbamoyltransferase complex ATPase subunit type 1 TsaE — translation MMFDSNYDLKDESETLRLAESMASHLFPGMNLYLKGELGSGKTTFVRGVLRGLGYQDKVKSPTYTLVEPYSLEKFTIYHFDLYRFKDETEWDDAGFREYFNNTSICLVEWPEKAGHILPKPDISIELSHTPHGRHLHLISYTSIGTECLKAII, via the coding sequence ATGATGTTTGATTCTAATTATGACTTAAAAGATGAAAGTGAAACACTTCGTTTGGCGGAAAGTATGGCAAGTCATTTATTTCCTGGAATGAATTTATATTTAAAAGGTGAATTGGGTTCTGGCAAAACGACATTTGTTAGAGGTGTTCTCCGAGGACTTGGTTATCAAGATAAAGTTAAAAGTCCGACTTATACGCTCGTGGAGCCTTATAGTTTAGAAAAATTTACTATTTACCACTTTGATCTCTACCGCTTCAAAGATGAAACTGAATGGGATGATGCTGGATTTAGAGAGTACTTTAATAATACTTCTATTTGCTTGGTTGAATGGCCAGAAAAAGCAGGGCATATTCTTCCCAAACCTGACATTTCAATTGAGCTTAGTCACACCCCTCATGGCCGACATCTTCATTTGATTAGTTATACATCAATAGGAACTGAATGTTTAAAAGCCATCATCTAA
- a CDS encoding N-acetylmuramoyl-L-alanine amidase: MWTIFPNHIFAKNSIESARVWPAREYTRVTLESLKPISNDQMILKNPDRLVIDLHDIELNDDLKNLSTKILSSDPNIKQIRVAKFNSQVSRVVIELRAESKINIFSLKPAGGYKHRLVIDVYPRVDELMALVQDKEKKDITAPKKEIILSSPSETKKEKALQEAPSSQSNKIPTKKIVIAIDAGHGGEDSGARGASGSLEKNITLSIARKLKKEIDNDEQLRAVLTRDDDYFVPLHGRVIKARKLKADIFVSIHADAFTNPDAKGSSVFALSESGATSASARYLANKENESDLIGGVSLDDKDPMLAKTLLDLSQSATINDSVKLGNFVLDQLRDINDLHKSNVEQAGFAVLKSPDIPSILVETAFISNPKEEQILNNDEHQEILAKNILIGIKKYLSSNPNIAKNF; encoded by the coding sequence ATGTGGACAATTTTCCCTAATCATATTTTTGCAAAAAATTCGATTGAATCTGCGCGAGTATGGCCTGCAAGAGAGTACACGCGAGTAACCCTAGAATCTCTCAAGCCTATTAGTAATGATCAAATGATTTTAAAAAACCCAGATCGCTTGGTGATTGATCTTCACGACATTGAACTGAATGATGATTTAAAAAATTTAAGTACAAAAATATTATCAAGCGATCCTAATATTAAACAAATTCGTGTTGCTAAATTTAATAGTCAAGTGTCTCGAGTCGTAATTGAGCTAAGGGCTGAATCTAAAATTAATATTTTTTCTCTAAAGCCTGCGGGGGGTTATAAGCATCGTTTAGTGATCGATGTTTATCCAAGAGTTGACGAATTAATGGCGCTTGTCCAAGACAAAGAAAAAAAAGATATAACGGCCCCTAAGAAAGAGATTATTTTGTCGTCCCCATCAGAAACTAAAAAAGAAAAAGCACTTCAAGAAGCTCCATCATCGCAATCTAATAAAATTCCTACTAAAAAAATCGTGATTGCTATAGATGCTGGGCATGGTGGTGAGGACTCTGGTGCAAGAGGCGCCTCTGGCAGTTTAGAAAAAAATATTACTTTATCGATTGCGAGAAAACTTAAAAAAGAGATTGATAATGACGAGCAATTAAGAGCAGTATTAACGCGGGATGATGATTATTTCGTTCCCCTTCATGGGCGGGTTATAAAAGCAAGAAAATTAAAGGCGGATATCTTTGTGTCTATCCACGCGGATGCTTTTACTAATCCAGATGCCAAAGGCTCTTCAGTATTTGCATTATCAGAAAGTGGTGCCACGTCTGCCTCGGCAAGATATTTAGCTAACAAGGAAAATGAGTCAGATTTAATCGGCGGTGTAAGTTTGGATGATAAAGATCCGATGTTAGCAAAAACATTACTTGATTTATCTCAATCAGCAACTATTAATGACAGCGTAAAACTTGGTAATTTCGTTTTGGATCAGCTACGCGATATTAATGACTTACATAAGTCTAATGTCGAACAAGCAGGATTTGCGGTTCTTAAATCACCTGATATTCCATCCATTCTTGTTGAAACAGCTTTTATTAGTAATCCTAAAGAGGAGCAGATCTTAAATAATGACGAACATCAGGAAATTTTAGCTAAAAATATTTTAATTGGTATAAAAAAATATTTATCTTCCAATCCTAATATCGCTAAGAATTTCTAA
- the miaA gene encoding tRNA (adenosine(37)-N6)-dimethylallyltransferase MiaA encodes MAIDKPPIFFLLGPTASGKTKLAVDLVNTFPFEIISVDSAQIYQDMNIGVAKPSQNVLNVAPHHLINIIRPDETYSVAQFLQDTLRLIDEILLRGHIPLLVGGTMMYFNALEKGINQMPKTDYQIRKDIEKEAIQFGWPKLYEKLKSVDNETAMKLNPNDAQRISRGLEVFYSSGKTLSYFHKSKNKNEFPFTVFKLGLMPSNRKILHQRIEFRVNEMIEAGLFKEVEFLRKKYPELQNHMPSMRSVGYRQVLEYFNGDFQEKECIDKIVFATRQLAKRQMTWMRSMENLNVFDCGNHRLNEEVEAFIKAALV; translated from the coding sequence ATGGCAATAGATAAGCCACCTATTTTCTTTTTATTAGGGCCAACAGCGTCAGGCAAAACAAAACTTGCTGTTGACCTCGTTAATACTTTCCCATTTGAAATCATTAGTGTTGATTCCGCTCAAATATATCAAGATATGAACATTGGTGTAGCTAAGCCATCTCAAAATGTCTTAAATGTGGCACCTCACCATCTCATCAATATCATTAGGCCAGATGAAACATATTCCGTAGCGCAATTTTTACAAGATACTTTAAGGCTTATTGATGAAATTCTACTCCGAGGCCATATTCCACTATTGGTAGGAGGCACAATGATGTATTTCAACGCTCTTGAAAAAGGCATTAATCAAATGCCGAAAACTGATTATCAAATAAGAAAAGATATAGAAAAAGAAGCCATTCAATTTGGATGGCCAAAACTTTATGAAAAACTCAAGTCTGTTGATAATGAAACAGCAATGAAGTTAAATCCTAATGACGCTCAGCGTATTAGTCGCGGTTTAGAAGTTTTTTATTCTTCTGGAAAAACTTTATCTTATTTTCATAAATCAAAAAATAAAAATGAATTTCCTTTCACTGTTTTTAAATTAGGATTGATGCCCAGTAATAGAAAAATTCTTCATCAGCGTATTGAATTTAGAGTTAATGAAATGATTGAGGCTGGCTTATTTAAAGAAGTAGAGTTTTTGCGTAAAAAGTATCCTGAGCTTCAAAATCACATGCCATCAATGAGATCAGTTGGCTATCGTCAAGTGCTTGAGTATTTTAATGGTGATTTTCAGGAAAAAGAATGTATCGATAAGATTGTTTTCGCAACTCGGCAACTTGCAAAAAGGCAAATGACTTGGATGAGAAGCATGGAAAATCTTAATGTGTTCGATTGTGGAAATCATCGTTTAAATGAAGAGGTCGAAGCTTTCATAAAAGCTGCATTAGTATGA
- a CDS encoding DMT family transporter — MRIKHYLPIFSLLFGAFVWGIIWYPYRLMAQAGVSGIYSSLYVFILTLAIALPYFFITKKKIPIWSKDFWFLSVVAGYTNISYVLAVIDGEVIRVMLLFYLSPVWTIFLSHFMLNEDTQKRHYIAAFISLLGALVMFWQPNHFIYLDLKSDWLALSSGIGFAMTNVMTRKHQHMTISQKALAIWIGVIIIAIICILFDKDTMPSLHFFRPVDAFIAIAIALCLFFSTLLVQFGVTQIKAVEASSFFLFEIVVAAISSYLLVGESIEIKEWFGGIMIIAGVILAAKN, encoded by the coding sequence ATGAGAATAAAACATTACCTTCCTATATTTTCATTGCTTTTTGGAGCTTTTGTCTGGGGAATTATTTGGTATCCATATCGCTTGATGGCACAAGCTGGTGTTTCAGGCATATATTCCAGTCTTTATGTGTTTATATTGACACTTGCTATTGCGCTACCATATTTTTTTATCACTAAGAAAAAGATTCCTATATGGTCGAAAGATTTCTGGTTTCTTTCTGTTGTAGCTGGTTATACCAATATTAGTTATGTATTAGCTGTGATTGATGGCGAGGTTATTCGCGTTATGCTTTTGTTTTACCTCTCCCCAGTTTGGACTATTTTTTTATCTCACTTTATGCTAAATGAAGATACGCAAAAAAGACATTATATTGCTGCATTTATTTCGCTTCTTGGTGCATTGGTTATGTTCTGGCAACCAAACCATTTTATTTATTTAGATTTAAAGAGCGATTGGTTAGCGCTGAGCTCAGGAATAGGTTTTGCGATGACCAATGTCATGACGAGAAAACATCAGCATATGACAATCAGTCAGAAAGCTTTAGCAATTTGGATAGGTGTTATCATAATAGCCATAATATGCATTCTCTTTGATAAAGACACTATGCCTTCATTACATTTTTTTAGGCCAGTGGATGCTTTTATTGCTATTGCGATTGCATTATGTTTATTTTTTTCAACCTTACTTGTTCAATTTGGAGTTACACAAATTAAAGCGGTTGAAGCGTCTAGTTTTTTTCTTTTTGAAATCGTGGTTGCTGCAATTTCATCTTACTTACTTGTAGGTGAAAGTATTGAAATTAAAGAATGGTTTGGCGGCATCATGATTATTGCTGGAGTTATTCTTGCCGCAAAAAATTAA